A region of the Phaeodactylum tricornutum CCAP 1055/1 chromosome 1, whole genome shotgun sequence genome:
AGTGCTTGATAGACACAGTAAAACCTTCGTCAAAGTACTGGATGTACTCGAGGCGGACGTTGCGGGAATATTGTCGAAAGGGGATCGAGTCTCCTTGGGAGACGGATTTGAAACCAAGGTAGTGAGTTGGGAGAGCAGAGACGGTGCTATTGTGCTCGAGCTGGCTGACGAATACGATCCAATGGATACTGACTCCAAGAAGGCGCCTCTCTTGGTTGTTCGCGAGAACAATCTTCTCTCGATACCAGAAGCAATCACTGTTGCTTTCAATATAGCTCGGCTCCACGAAGCCACTGGGCGGACTGTCGCAGCGATTGAGATTCACAAAGCCATTCTGAAGCGAAATCCGGCCTATGTCAATAGCTATTTACGTCTAGCATGCATTGCTGTGGACTGTGGATCATTGAAAGAAGGTTCAGAATGGCTCAAGATTGCGGCTAGTACTGCACCTGGTAATCCTGAAGTCTTGACGCTGGTTGGAAATCTTCATCTTTCACTTTGCGATTGGGCGCCAGCACAGTCCGTTTTTGATGGccttctttccaagaagATCCCCAATGTTGATGCATACGCTTCACTCAGTTTGGGTAACATTTATTTCGCAAACCTGCACGTGAACGAGGACAAACGGTACGATAAGCATTTACAGTATGCAGCCGACTATTATCGCCGCATCCTCGCCAAGGATCCAGCCAACGCCTATGCGGCCAACGGGATTGGCACTGTGCTAGCGGAAAAAGCTGAAATTTTTAAGGCCAAGGAAGTCTTCAATCGCGTCCGTGAAGTCAGTGGAGACAGTATTCCTGATGCCCTGTTGAATCTCGGCCACATTTTTTTGGCTCAGAAGAAACATCCGGAAGCTCTCCAAATGTACACGAACTATATGAAGCGGACGGAAGACGGGACGACGCCTACTACGGCCAAGAGCAGGGTGGATGACGTGGTCAGCGTGTTGCTGTATATAGCTTTTGCCTTTTTTGATTGGGCCCGGCATACCGAACTGGCCAATGATTCGAGTGCAGCGCCAGCTGACGGGAGATATAGAGAAGCTATGCAGCATTTGAATCTGGCCATTGGCAAAGGCAGCAAGCAAGATCTCGTACTCAAATACAATCTCTGCATGACCAAGCTGCAGGCAGCCAATTGTGTTTTACAAAAACTGACACGTAATATCCCCCGATCTGTCGAGGAAGTCGAGGAAGCCTTACGAGGACTGGAAGAAAGTTTTCAGATTGTGGAACAGATTGTCAAGGACAAGGCCGACGGAAAAAAGGTCAATAtttcctcaacgacgttgCAAGATTTCGTGAAACACTGCAAGGCTAACATTTTAAGTGCACAATCTCATTTAGAAGACGAACGAAAACGTGCCAAGGAGGCCGAAGTGGAGCGTGAAATTCGCCGGCTGGCCGCTGAAGAGGCGACAATCAAAGAGAGACTCAGAATGGACCAGGCTGCAATGGATGCCCACAAGctccaagaagaaaaggatCAAAAGGCAGAGGCCAAAATGAAACAGGTAGAAGAGCTGCAATCTAATTGGCGCGAAGAGAAGGAGACTAAGCAAtcagaaaaggaaaagcggGCTCGAGGCCGAAAGGATGAAATGACCGCGGACGAAGTCGGGCTTGtggtggaagacgacaatcacCAAGCAACCAATGGTCACGGTTTGTTCGATGATTCCGACGATGACAGCGAAATAGTCGATTCTCTACCGAACGAAACGAAGGGAATTGGAGGTCTAGAAAAGTCGACCTCTTCAACTAAGGATTTGTTTGGAGATAGCGATGACGACCAGAGTGGTAATGACGAGGACAGGAAAGGGACCGTCAAGCCAGACGCTACCAAAGCTGCAATCACGAGCATGGATTTGTTTGGAGATAGCGATGAAGACGACATCGAGGTTGCGTACGGAGCGACCAAGCCCACAAGCGAGGAGAGCAAAAAAGAGCCGCCTGCAACAAGCAATGACTTGTTTGGAGACACTGATGAAGATAGCGATGCCGAACCGTCCACAAACAGTGCAAAGAGACCCAACGAATCAGGGATTGCGGAATTGGATGATGATGGACAACCCAACAAGAAAGCAAGGTTGTAAAGGGCAAAGTGACGCAATATTTTTATACATAATTCGATACTTTAAAAGATGTTAAAAGGTAAAACATGAATTCTCCCATTTATAGTTAGTCTTTTTCAACACAGTGTACTCTTTCCACCAAAGCAAGGAAAAAAGAGTTTCGGAAAGTATAGTGATACGGGAGGAAGTTGCAAAATAGGAGTCATAGCGCTGTGTATGGCGAAACCTATCCCGATGCGGCATAGGTTTGCGTTGTTTCCATTCCCAAAGTAATAGTTGTAGTACAAGCAGCAGAATGCATGCCGCTCCTACGGCTCAAACTCCTTCCATACGTCCAGAGCCCGACTTAGTTCTTCTTGCGTTATATCACTGACACAGATACTTTCTCCAATTTCTGTAATCAATGGAATACGCTGTTCTCCATGACGGTGCTCTACCGCATCTTTGCAGCTCTGCCAGGCCAAAGTCGGATTCAGATCAGCCGAATGGGTC
Encoded here:
- a CDS encoding predicted protein gives rise to the protein MSATPVSPTPVEPNDADDEPVMPSFHIPIRSSIQFPDNDSLHHARFIEIFPEEMRDTPVSTLLHVLKDESAELSTWADAGWHYMVQKKNRESLTILEEACDTTAATTTTTPSNDVDKTERVRILAATGIAHLSSNGAADATSGNTAKRSNVLDEARQQADQKFTQAGKIDPFFPMTWIGRGMLNLWQGKHDQATFFFQTTLKQCGPVLPALLGTAAVSFAQGDYTAAQTAYGQALRKYPHASGAASRVGFGLASYALGQVDRAKAAFRRATAIDPENVEAMVGTAILDMASVDVSDKDYAAKMEEAIRVMSMANLLNHENAMVQNHLANHYFWKWTPVNGTVEVTKGSQLVQMPSQAVPLEPGERIRIGTKFETTVQDVEDDSNNNTASTFTVTDSWSEGSATGLKVWKKDYDRVIALAKGAYGSTNVQSMQAESLFFLARVYHVRGETDHALKFYEKACKLAPALTPARFGLAQTLIVKEDYSAAKKQLQQVLATASNATDALALLGLLEARSGKQVEEGLMHLRKATELDPLNTDLVVLEAMALQKYENNNVKSLERYKKALLLMERKTTKVSYEIYANCGVLCHELKRHDEALDMYRRALAVLDEDGFKGAAVFQLADGPERGRIRHVDNAMFNAFVNSNLLVEVLDRHSKTFVKVLDVLEADVAGILSKGDRVSLGDGFETKVVSWESRDGAIVLELADEYDPMDTDSKKAPLLVVRENNLLSIPEAITVAFNIARLHEATGRTVAAIEIHKAILKRNPAYVNSYLRLACIAVDCGSLKEGSEWLKIAASTAPGNPEVLTLVGNLHLSLCDWAPAQSVFDGLLSKKIPNVDAYASLSLGNIYFANLHVNEDKRYDKHLQYAADYYRRILAKDPANAYAANGIGTVLAEKAEIFKAKEVFNRVREVSGDSIPDALLNLGHIFLAQKKHPEALQMYTNYMKRTEDGTTPTTAKSRVDDVVSVLLYIAFAFFDWARHTELANDSSAAPADGRYREAMQHLNLAIGKGSKQDLVLKYNLCMTKLQAANCVLQKLTRNIPRSVEEVEEALRGLEESFQIVEQIVKDKADGKKVNISSTTLQDFVKHCKANILSAQSHLEDERKRAKEAEVEREIRRLAAEEATIKERLRMDQAAMDAHKLQEEKDQKAEAKMKQVEELQSNWREEKETKQSEKEKRARGRKDEMTADEVGLVVEDDNHQATNGHGLFDDSDDDSEIVDSLPNETKGIGGLEKSTSSTKDLFGDSDDDQSGNDEDRKGTVKPDATKAAITSMDLFGDSDEDDIEVAYGATKPTSEESKKEPPATSNDLFGDTDEDSDAEPSTNSAKRPNESGIAELDDDGQPNKKARL